In Danio rerio strain Tuebingen ecotype United States chromosome 18, GRCz12tu, whole genome shotgun sequence, the genomic window agacagacagacgatagatagacagatagatacatagatagatagacagacagacagacagacagacagacagacagacagacagacagacagacagacagacagacagacagacagacagacagacagatagatagatagatagatagatagatagatagatagatagatagatagatagatagatagatagatagatagatagatagatccatgacagacagacagacgatagatagacagatagatacatagatagatagacagacagactgacagacagacagacagacagacagacagacagacagacagacagacagacagacagatagatagatagatagatagatagatagatagatagatagatagatagatagatagatagatagatagatagatagatagatagatagatagatagatagatagatagatccatgacagacagacagacagacagacgatagatagatagatagatagatagatagatagatagatagatagatagatagatagatagatagatagatagatagatagatagatagatagatagatagatagatagatccatgacagacagacagacagacagacagacagacagacagacagacagacagacagacagacgatagatagatagatagatagatagatagatagatagatagatagatagatagatagatagatagatagatagatagatatatagatagatagatagatagatagacagatagatagatagatccatcacagacagacagacagacagacgatggatagatagacagacagacagacagacagttagatagatagatagatagatagatagatagatagatagatagatagatagatagatagatagatagatagatagatagatagatagatagatagatagatagatagatagatccatgacagacagacagacgatagatagacagatagatacatagatagatagacagacagacagacagacagacagacagacagacagacagacagatagatagatagatagatagatagatagatagatagatagatagatagatagatagatagatagatagatagatagataaaaaataatgtaaaatattacttaatGTCCCTTTAATTGAAGAAACATAGATATAGACAATGGTTTTATGTACAGAAAGTATTGCGCGCTGTCGCTTTAAGGACAGGCTGTGAAATGCAGAAAATACAATgtgcgctgtctctttaagagcaGGGTAAATATTGTTCCTGCAGGATTCAAAAGATGAAGCTCCGCCTACTCTGCGCACGGTCAGTTTCGTTTCTTCGATCGCGTGTTATTCGGCTGTAAATAAAGCTTTTAACGAAGATGGGAGCAGCTAATGAGAAAGCTCTGAAATGCCCTCTATGTCATGAGGATTGTCGGGATCAGGTGACGCTGGGCTGCGGACATAGCTTCTGTCAGTCGTGTATCAAAGAGTTGTGGAGCGGCTCCCGCACTGGACCTTATTATTGTCCTGAGTGTCGATACGAGTACCAGCAGCTTCCGGACTACACGGACAGAGCGTCCACATCCACAGCCACACCGATAACACGTAGGTTTAGAAGCACGAACAGAACAAATATCGACTTGTTTGACCCTAAAGACGTAGGCctagttgttgttattattgttgttcataTGCCTAATTTATTGATTGCGCTGTAACGCTAGGCCACAATCTGAACTTCTGTATTGATACCCACACATCGATCTGTTGTAGCGTAATAGTTAACGGGATAACATTAACAGAAAATCAAACATTCAATAGTTTATCTACTGTTTTGTAGTGTAAACATACTGCAGAGTTACAGAGGGGTTTTGCACCCCCTAACGTAAGTTAAACTAATACTGGATCCCCTCTGAAGGACATCAAAAAGATGTATGGGGTCAGCCCTTTAATCGTAAATAACTTTCTCTGTGAATCCacaataaaaatatcatttaacagtctgaaactggcagttctagagcACTGATAGACATCTTATGTATTTACGATACgtatttcttgtaaaataggtgtttatatCTCCATGTAgcagaaaaaaggaaaaattagACAATTTGTAGTCTAAAACCCACTGTACAGTAATctctaaaatagtcactaaatattcaaatcaattcaTCTTTATGTCTATAGccctttttacaatgtagattgtgtcaaagcagcttcacatataagactatagtgaattgaaacagtgtcagttcagttttcatagtttaagtttagtttagttcagtgtggtgtaATGTTCACTgctgagtccaaacactgaagagcaatccatcgatgcgcagctctacaagtcccgaactATTCAAGCCAGTGGCATAGTTAGTGGAATGTAGTGAAAAtttccctcaaaacactgaaaacatataTGTTGTCTCtaaagttttttatatttatttttatgatgtaACTTCAGCTTTCTAATTTAAACTTCTgaaacacttaataataatattgcattaCTGAATACATTTCACACGTTGTGCATACCTTTAACATAACCAATTTATCTGAAATTGtgcaaagtaaaaataataactataaatgTATATTAGTTAGTAAATACTACTGTATTAGTAAATAGTTAGTTATATTTACCATTTACATGTCAATTCATGTTAAGTTCTATACTGACCCATATTgctattagattagatttaattgtcattacacatgtacaacaCAAGTACAAGgtaacaaaatgcagtttagttCTAACTAGGAGTGCAATAGTAGCAAGTGCAGAATATAAGGTATaaaagttataaagtgcaattatagtAAAACTATGGGTGATGTTTACAAAtagatgtactatgaacattaaaTACAGGTTCATTAAATATCAGCTATGatcagagatttacaatagatgaatatatgtataGGTTGCTATTAATTATCAGAAGCATGCATTGAATCATTAAAAACAGAAGTATTATTGCCTCCTGGATGAATATGAAtaaagtgataataataataatgcaaacatTGGGCAAAGAAATTCTACCACATCTGAGAGGTAGTCTTTACATTAggagtaataacaacaacagtttTTGAGAATTAGACTTTTTTAGGCTggcttttaatatttaaaaataaaatagaaatataatttaCTTATAATAATTAAGACTTTTTGGTACATTGTATATCATACATTTTTTACTATGACTTATAGAAGACACACATTATTTGTAAATCAGTGCAAAGATATTATATGCTCTACCAAATAGTTTGTAACTCTATTTAAGGATACTTTAAATTAGAATTAGATTGAAAAAAGATTTTAATCATTCAAATTTGATAGAATATAGAATAAttgctaaattattaaatttagcaGAActctttttcaagtatttcccaaatgctgtttaatgaagagaatatatgtttaaacatgttttaaaacgttaataatatgaattattattaatattaatatttcccgtttctgtgtggagtttgcatgttctccctgccttcgcatgggtttcctccgggtgctccggtttcccccacagtccaaagacatgcggtacaggtgaattgggtaggctaaattgtccgtagtgtatgagtgtgtgtgtgtgtgtgaatgtgtgtgtggatgtttcccagaaatgggttgcggctggaaggacatccgctgcgtaaaaacttgctggataagttggcggttcattcctctgtggcaaccccggattaataaaggtactaagccaacaagaaaatgcatgcatgaatgaattaatatttccCAGGCTATTAGTATTTAGTTCaatgtgtaatttaaaggcttaactgggttaattaggttaactaggcaaaggTAGGTTAATTAGGAGAGTCATGTACAACAGAAAAAAGCTTATTTATGGCTCTAAGAATATTGTCCTTAgcaattttatgtatttttatatttatttatttattaatgtatttatttatttatttattatttttatttatctatctattatttttattttatttattttttcagccaaactaaaagaagtaagacagaagaaaaatataatagaaaattcAGTAAAAAAATGTTCTTTGCTTTGTTGAACAAAACTTTGTCTTTCACCTTAATATACCCTAACACAATATTGTGTTGTCATCTAGATTGGCCACTCGGAAAGAAGCTCTATAAGCAACACTCAAAGAAATGGCATAAGAAAAGGAAGTTCTTCTCAGCCTTTCCAGGTGATGGATTCAGACTAGGAGTCAGCACAGGATCGTTCAACTTCAATGATGTAATCAACATTGCTGACTCCGATGAAGACACATCAGCGATACCAAAGAAAAGAAGAGCCACAGCAGACGAACACCCATCTGAAAGCCAGTCTTCATCAGTGCTCAGGAGATCCACCTCTACCAGTGACACATCCACACAATGCACACCACCCGAAATAAGTGAGACCACCTCTCCTCAAGCAGAGTCATCTCCAGACAGGACGAGTTCCTCTCAGCAAGTTCCTCTGGCATCCCACAATGACATGGACTCACCCAGGGAAAGCAACACACCACCAACTACCTCTTCTAAAGCCAGTGAGACGCCAACATTCAATGCAAATTCCGATTCTCCTGGAAGACAAGAAAGTCACAACACGTTAAATCTCGAAGATGGTCTAGGTGTCTCTGCAGTGTCGCCAGAGAGACTATCAAGAAACAGCTCTGTTCCCTGCCATTACTGTCCCAGTTCAGAACAGAAGGTGGCAGTAAAGACCTGCCTGGTTTGTGGGGCATCCATGTGCTCAGAGCATCTGCGGGATCACCTGGAGAAGCCGGTATTCAAGAGCCACCCGCTGGTGAACGCTGTGGAGGATGTGTCTCTCTGGAGGTGCCAGGAGCACCAGGAGATGAACCGGATCTACTGTCGGTCGTgcgctgtgtgtgtttgcactgtgTGTTCGCTGGTTGGGCTGCACAAGGGCCACGAGTGTATCAGCATCCGAGAGGCAGAGCAGCAGCTCAGGGTGAGAGTTTCAGGTTGTTAATGGAACCTTTTCACAAGAATCctttaacagtcatcagcatcataaatccttaaaaaaaatgtatattggaTTTAAAGGTCACCTACAcgctaaaaaatattgttatacaaagcaaaaaaattacGAAACAGcattaatatattcaagttacgacaacatctaacaaaatgaagttcacacaacaaactttattatgttagccaaatctCTTCAATCAGTGGCATTTTTTACATACCAAAAACCTAAAATTTTTTAAGTTGAGTACTCAAAAAATAAGTTGGTTTAGTAAGTCAGTTagtttttgaaaacaaattgaaaacaaatccagtgttatgtacttaattacatgcaCATTTTCAAGTCTAGAACCTCAAATTAATTAAGTATCTaagattattaaatttattttgtttatttcaaatttactcgttgcttgtaagaaatacatttaacaacaacatttttgttttccggttatttttttgtaataaaccacaggtttttattgttttacaaaacacaaaacattttactgtcccatattatcagtatagggcgaggcagtggcgcagtaggtagtgctgccgcctcacagcacgaaggtcgctgggtcgctggtttgaacatcggctcagttggcgtttctgtgtggagtttgtatgttctccctgccttcacgtgggtttcctccgggtgctgcggtttcccccacagtccaaagacatgctgtacaggtgaattgagtaggctaaattgtccatagtgtatgagtgtgtgtgtgtgaatgtgtgtgtggatgtttcccagagatgggttgaggctggaagggcatccgctgcgtaaaaaacttgctggataagttggtggttcattcctctgtggtgaccccagattaataaagggactaagccaacaagaaaatgaataaatgaattatcagtataaaaaaataatagaaatatctgtgtgtggacttaaaaatacaaaacattattGTAATACTCCATTAGTGTGGAAAATTGTTTTTGGGttgctacaatttaaaaattgtttaaaattaccGGACAGATTTATTAACCTTTAAATTAGccgcatttttaaattgatgtaattatcaatattttaattttttgaaaacttaataaaattattctggcagcttaaaagttttaatctaatcagcattttagaattttttaagttacagtaatgtattaaactatttagtgtttaaaatctacttttcaagctgtttggacagacgtgtgtaggtatagtgtatagacaatcatattggggtgatataaacacactcagtccttttttttttttttttttttcaatttaacgaCATAAAAATGATGGACCAATTGTAGCGGTTTTGAGACCGACctcaacttgacataggagtgcggtccgcctgcccaccaatattgattgacaggcgcgcaAAACCATagcc contains:
- the si:dkey-29p10.4 gene encoding uncharacterized protein si:dkey-29p10.4 isoform X3, producing the protein MGAANEKALKCPLCHEDCRDQVTLGCGHSFCQSCIKELWSGSRTGPYYCPECRYEYQQLPDYTDRASTSTATPITHWPLGKKLYKQHSKKWHKKRKFFSAFPGDGFRLGVSTGSFNFNDVINIADSDEDTSAIPKKRRATADEHPSESQSSSVLRRSTSTSDTSTQCTPPEISETTSPQAESSPDRTSSSQQVPLASHNDMDSPRESNTPPTTSSKASETPTFNANSDSPGRQESHNTLNLEDGLGVSAVSPERLSRNSSVPCHYCPSSEQKVAVKTCLVCGASMCSEHLRDHLEKPVFKSHPLVNAVEDVSLWRCQEHQEMNRIYCRSCAVCVCTVCSLVGLHKGHECISIREAEQQLRGSLKDEMQKLQTTEKSIQEKVSELSEKKHCVQSELEEVRAAVLQQYHAMQEALEQEQEQALLCVSQEENRVLGSIEKQLHTLQGALMSSQSILNTLQGMTNNEGASQYQDQAFIMEYSKIAGQLTGLSDPVQNFRAPQEINQERLECLHEWTERRLETVLISLPHRDPFRLLYGISPTLDPDTVHPKLLLSNENRMVQYSETQQDYSEHEIFSTGELGALAWKRTSAPSKEYLSEADISSGVILLAAACALHTA
- the si:dkey-29p10.4 gene encoding tripartite motif-containing protein 16 isoform X4, which codes for MGAANEKALKCPLCHEDCRDQVTLGCGHSFCQSCIKELWSGSRTGPYYCPECRYEYQQLPDYTDRASTSTATPITHWPLGKKLYKQHSKKWHKKRKFFSAFPGDGFRLGVSTGSFNFNDVINIADSDEDTSAIPKKRRATADEHPSESQSSSVLRRSTSTSDTSTQCTPPEISETTSPQAESSPDRTSSSQQVPLASHNDMDSPRESNTPPTTSSKASETPTFNANSDSPGRQESHNTLNLEDGLGVSAVSPERLSRNSSVPCHYCPSSEQKVAVKTCLVCGASMCSEHLRDHLEKPVFKSHPLVNAVEDVSLWRCQEHQEMNRIYCRSCAVCVCTVCSLVGLHKGHECISIREAEQQLRGSLKDEMQKLQTTEKSIQEKVSELSEKKHCVQSELEEVRAAVLQQYHAMQEALEQEQEQALLCVSQEENRVLGSIEKQLHTLQGALMSSQSILNTLQGMTNNEGASQYQDQAFIMEYSKIAGQLTGLSDPVQNFRAPQEINQERLECLHEWTERRLETVLISLPHRDPFRLLYGISPTLDPDTVHPKLLLSNENRMVQYSETQQDYSEHETVLLQHPVKHQQTEGKSG
- the si:dkey-29p10.4 gene encoding tripartite motif-containing protein 14 isoform X1 translates to MGAANEKALKCPLCHEDCRDQVTLGCGHSFCQSCIKELWSGSRTGPYYCPECRYEYQQLPDYTDRASTSTATPITHWPLGKKLYKQHSKKWHKKRKFFSAFPGDGFRLGVSTGSFNFNDVINIADSDEDTSAIPKKRRATADEHPSESQSSSVLRRSTSTSDTSTQCTPPEISETTSPQAESSPDRTSSSQQVPLASHNDMDSPRESNTPPTTSSKASETPTFNANSDSPGRQESHNTLNLEDGLGVSAVSPERLSRNSSVPCHYCPSSEQKVAVKTCLVCGASMCSEHLRDHLEKPVFKSHPLVNAVEDVSLWRCQEHQEMNRIYCRSCAVCVCTVCSLVGLHKGHECISIREAEQQLRGSLKDEMQKLQTTEKSIQEKVSELSEKKHCVQSELEEVRAAVLQQYHAMQEALEQEQEQALLCVSQEENRVLGSIEKQLHTLQGALMSSQSILNTLQGMTNNEGASQYQDQAFIMEYSKIAGQLTGLSDPVQNFRAPQEINQERLECLHEWTERRLETVLISLPHRDPFRLLYGISPTLDPDTVHPKLLLSNENRMVQYSETQQDYSEHEARFNIFPQVLGSDAIERGCCYWEVEVSLDEGRWKVGACDGRIGRKGQKDVCRIGFYPNSWCLIYEKGKVEALHDKVASPVCATDLQKVGVLLNLNEGRLSFYSVARDGALSLLYSFEHTFSEPLYPALAVSKTQVSICDVFSKSVAE
- the si:dkey-29p10.4 gene encoding tripartite motif-containing protein 16 isoform X5 gives rise to the protein MGCGWKDIRCVKTCWISWRFIPLWQPRINKDWPLGKKLYKQHSKKWHKKRKFFSAFPGDGFRLGVSTGSFNFNDVINIADSDEDTSAIPKKRRATADEHPSESQSSSVLRRSTSTSDTSTQCTPPEISETTSPQAESSPDRTSSSQQVPLASHNDMDSPRESNTPPTTSSKASETPTFNANSDSPGRQESHNTLNLEDGLGVSAVSPERLSRNSSVPCHYCPSSEQKVAVKTCLVCGASMCSEHLRDHLEKPVFKSHPLVNAVEDVSLWRCQEHQEMNRIYCRSCAVCVCTVCSLVGLHKGHECISIREAEQQLRGSLKDEMQKLQTTEKSIQEKVSELSEKKHCVQSELEEVRAAVLQQYHAMQEALEQEQEQALLCVSQEENRVLGSIEKQLHTLQGALMSSQSILNTLQGMTNNEGASQYQDQAFIMEYSKIAGQLTGLSDPVQNFRAPQEINQERLECLHEWTERRLETVLISLPHRDPFRLLYGISPTLDPDTVHPKLLLSNENRMVQYSETQQDYSEHETVLLQHPVKHQQTEGKSG